The Natronobacterium texcoconense genome includes the window TTCGGGACGTTCTCGACTCGATGTACGACTTCATCGAGGGTGGGGAGCTGTACGCCCGACGCACGATCGATCCCGAACCCGACGCCCGCGGCGAGAGCGCCCTGCTCTTTACCGGCGGCGTCGACTCGACCTATTCGTACGTTCGCCACCGCGACGAGGAACCGATCCTCACGAGCATTCGCGGCTGGACGATCACGCCCGATCCGGCGGACGACGGCGACTGGGCAGACCTCACGGAGCGCGTCTCGGCGTTCGCCGACGAACGCGGGCTGGAGACGGCCTTCCTCGAGACGAACGCGCTCTCGGCGCTCGATCACGCGATGTTGCTGGCCCACTACAGACACCGCGTCGACGGCTCCTGGTACAGCTCCGTCGGGCACGGCCTCGGGCTGCTCGGACTCTGTGCGCCGATGGCGTACGCTCGCGGCGTCGAGGACATGTACGTCGCCGCGACCCACTGGGAGGGGATCGACCTCGAGTGGGGGTCCTGTCCCGAGATCGACGACCGCGTCCGGTGGTCCGGCACCCGCTGTCATCACGACGGCTACGAACTGACTCGCCAGGAGCGAATCGACGCGATCGCCGACTACGTCGACAGCGAGGCGCCGACGCTCGAACTCCAGACCTGTAACCGTCGGATGGACGGTAACTGCGGCGAGTGCGAGAAGTGTTACCGGACGGCCGTCGGCCTCCGGCTGTCGGGGCTCGATCCGACGGCGCGAGGGTATCCGTTCTCCCACGAGGAGTACGACGAGATCCGCCGCTCGCTCGAGAGCGGTGCGTGGGAACTCGGCGAGGACGAACGGTACATGTGGGCGGACATCCGCGACCGCGCCCGCGAGACGGAGCCGACGTCTGCGGCCGAACGACAGTTCTTCGAGTGGCTGTCGACGGCAGACCTCGAGGCGCTCGTCTCCGAATCGGCGTCGCCGCTATCCCATCGACTCCTTCGGGCGGGCGCGCGGAACGCACCCGCGAGCGTCTACGACGTCGCCTACCCGACCTGGCGAACCGCCAAGTCGACGCTCGAGCGGGTTCGCTCGCGGTAACTCCTACTCGTCCGGCCGATCACGACCCTCGTCGATGTCGATCTCGAGCGGACTCGAGTTCGTTTCGGTGCGTTCACTGCTGCTGCCGCCGACCGGGAGTTTGGTTCGGAGTTCGGAGGCAAAGGACTGGACCTGATCGACCAGCGTCGCGACTTCCTCTTCGAACTGTTCGACGGAGCGTTCGACGTAGTGGACGCGCTTCGACGGAATCCGGCGAACGATGTCGTTGCCCTGGTCGTCCTCGTCGGTCTTGAGTATCCAGTGATCCTGGAAGTACGCGATGTGCTCGTTCGGTACTGTCTTCCTGACGGTCCCCTCGTCGGGTTCCTCGTAGACGATCGTCGCCTCTCCCAGATCTCGTTCTAGCTCGAGGTCCTCGTCGACCATACGGTTGCGACGGCCTCGATCGGTGTAGAACTCGTGCTTGCGAACCGACGATGTGGGTAACTCCACTTGAACGGCGCCACCCTCCGGACCGTCCGATCGGGAGCGGCCGGCGGGTAATCCACGTCTTCGAGCCTCGCGCCGCGATATGAATGTTCGGGTCGGCCTGTCGGTGTGACACCCGGTAACCGCTTTACAGGACTGTCGATAGCGTGTCCTCGAGTATGCCACGAGAGCGCGATAGCTGGCTGTCACTCGAGACACTGGATCGAACGACCGTCGCGAATCACCTCCTCGAGGACTCCGGACGATTTCGGGCGGGCGTCCGCGCGGTCCTTCCCGCAGCGATCACTGTTCCCGGTATTCTTCTTGCACTCGCGGTTCTCTCTCCCGTGACGGATCGACTCGCCGGGGACGGCGCAGTCGGCGTGGGAGCGTCGCTCGTCGCGAACTGGCTCGCGTACCTGCTTCCGATCGCCATCGCACTGTGGATCGCGGTCCGACTCGATCGCGGGAGTCTCGCCCGGTTCGGACTCGACGTCGATCGGCAGTGGGCGGGTAACTTCGGTGCCGGAGCCGTCATCAGTCTCTCGGCGATCGCCATCTCGATCGGATACGGCGCCGCTCGAGGCTACTATACGGTGTCACCAGAGCTGCTTCCCGAACTCCTCGCACCGGGTATCGTCTTCGGTGTCGTCGTCGGCCTCGCTGCGTTCTTCCTCCTGCAAAACGTCTACGAGGAACTCGTCTTCCGGGGCGTGATGTTACAGAATTTCGCCGAGGGACTCTTCGCTCGAGGCATGTCTCCCGTCTGGGCAGTTGGCGGGGCGACGGGAGCGAGCCTGTTGCTGTTTGGGCTCTTTCATCTCCCGCTTCGCGGCGGGTTCGTCGCGGCCTACTCGGTCCTCGTCGGAATCCCGTTCGCGCTGGCGTATCTCGTCACCGGTCGACTGGGGCTGGCGATCGGCGTCCACTTCGGCCGATTTCCCATCGAACTGCTGATGGGCGGCGCGTTTGGCCCCGTCGAACTCCCCACGGTCGTCGAGATGACGGGGAGCGGTGCAGGGATGCTCGAGACCACGGCGGTGCAACTGGGTGGCACCTGTCTCCTCGTCCTGCTCTGGGCCCTTCTCGTCGACGGCGAGATCGGACTCGCCGAGCGAGTGTATCTCCCGTCGTCGGATCGAGCGTAACGCTCACTCCATGTAGCCGAGTCCCTTCAGGCGATCCTCGACGTCCTCGAAGTCGTCGTCGACCTCGCCGTCGGTTTCCGTCCTCGTGACGTCGGATCGACGAACCTTCGTCGTCGACGGTCTGGCCTCTTCGTCGAAGGCGTCGAACAGGACCCGTCCGTCGGCGTTCTTCGGCACCGGTTCGTCGATCCCGTGTAACAGGGTCGGTGCGACGTCGACGACTCGAGCGCCGCGCAACGTCGCGCCCGCATCGATGGAGGGGCCACGACAGAGGATGATCCCCTCGCTTCGGTGGCTCGCCGCATAGGTCCCGGTGTCGCCGAACGGTTCGTCGGCGATCGCGTTCCGGGATTCGTAGCCGTCGACGCCGTTGACGATCAGGTCGGGCGACTCCTCGTCGGTGGGGAACAGTTCGTCGCCGTCGTAGACCCGAAGGAGCTGCGTTCCGTCCTCGTCGGTGACCGATTCGAACACTTCCGCGATCTCCTCTTTGAGCGTCGGTATCTCGCTCGGCGAGACGATGCCGTTCTCGAACCGGTCGGTGTCGTTGATATAGCAGTTGCCGGCGTCGTGAACGAACGCGACGGTTCGCTCGTAGTCGACGTCGTAGAGCGCGTGATCGCCCGGAATCTGTTCGGCGACCGAGTCCAGCAGCGGCCGAGGGAGCTTCGAGACGAGCATTTCCTCGGAGATGCCGACGCGCTCGAGTGCGTCCGTAATTCTATCGCGCGAGATACCGAGACTCGCGAGCGCGCCACGGGTTCCCTCGTCCTCGCGTCTGAAGAGGTAGCCCTCGCGCTCGAGGACGTGGTTGACGTGGATCAGTTCGTGGATCGGCCCGAAGCCGTGGTCCGAGACGACGTAGAGGTCGGCGTCGTAGCGGTCGGTGTAGTCGATCACCTCGCCGAGCAGGTCGTCGAGGTGTTTGTAGTGTGCGAGCAGTCGATCCATATCCCAGATGAGGTGCTGGAATCGGTCGGGGGCCGTATAGACGAAAAAGAACAGCCGCCAGTCGTCGCCGGCACGTTCCATCTGGAGGTTCATCAGTTTCCGTCGGTTCGCGAGCATCTCCTCGACGGCAATCTCGAAGTCGTCGAGCCGATCCGCATACTCCGGGTAGTCGATACTGATCTCGTAGTCCGGAATCCGGCCCTCGATCTCGTCTTTGAACGCCGGCGGATGAGTAAACTCCCGCTCGGTCGAGGGAGTCATCATTCCCGTCACCATCGTGCCGTCGAGTTCTCGCGCGGGATAGGTCATCGGGACGTTGCCGACGTGGGCCGGCGAGACCTGCTCCCACAGCGGCGGTTGCTGCACGTCGTGGCTCGTGTACATCTCGTGGGAGTACTCCGAGGAGAGGTTCTGGAACCCGTAGATACCGTGTTTGTCCGGCCAGACGCCGGTCGCAATCGAGGGCCACGCCAGCGGCGTCGTCGGCGGGCGAGTGCTCTCGAGGGGCCCCGAGGCCCCTTCTTCGCGCAACCGGGCGAAGTTGGGCAGTTCGCCCTCGTCGCTCCACTGCTCGATCAGACGCCACGGTACACCGTCGAGGCCGAGTACGAACGCTCGCTCCGACGTGGTGGGAGATCCGCTCATAGTTGCGAGAAACCTGCTGTCGTGGAGGTGACCCGACGAACGCTTTGTTATGGGGAGTGTTCAGCACGTTCAACGAACTGATCCGTCCGCATTCGGTACCCTTACCCCAACCCCAGATCGACGAACGGGCTGTTCGGTCCCGTTACCGTCGGCCGAGGCGAAAATAACCGAAATCGGAGTGACTGGCACTCGAACCAGTCACGGCGAACGACCGTCGAGACGCGTACTCGCCCGTCCCGCCCTGCACCCGGACCATACGATCCGAAACGGCGGACGCCGGGACGATCGACGACGACGTTCGGTGCCGCCTTGCTATCGAAAGGCGATCAATAACAAAACCGTTCGCACGAATTCCTCCACGTATGATCGCTGGTGGTGGATGCCGTGGGTAGCGTCGTCCTCTCACTCGATGCCGAACTCGGCTGGGGGTTTCACGACTTCGAGAGGCCGCCAACGGATCGCGTCGAGGCCGGTCGCCGCGGCTGGGAGACGATGCTCGAACTCTGTGCGGAGTACGACGTGCCGGCAACCTGGGCGGTCGTCGGTCATCTCATGCTCGACTCCTGTGACGGCGTCCACGAGGATCATCCCGCTCCCGAGGGCTGGTTCGCCCGAGAACGCGACGTGTGGGCCGACCGCGAAGACCTCCGTTTCGCTCCCGACCTCGTCGAAGCACTCCTCGAGGCCGACGTCGATCACGAGTTCGCCAGCCACTCGTTTTCCCACGTTCTCTTCGGCCGGCCGGAAACCGACAGGGAACTCGCGACGGCCGAGGTCCGACGCAGTCTCGAGATAGCCGACGAGTGGGGGCAGACGGTCGACTCGTTCGTCTACCCGCGAAACGACGTCGGGCATCGAGAGGTACTGGCCGACAACGGGATCAGTGCCTATCGCGGCCGGTCGCCGACCTACGACGGGGTTCGCGGGCTCGTCGACTCGACGGTCAGATCCCGCTCGATGCTCGTCGAACCCGTCGTCGACGAGTACGGACTGGTCAACGTTCCGGCGTCGCTGTTCCTGTTCGGATTCGAGGGGCCGGTACGGACGGTCGCCGAATCGATCTGGGAGGACCCGATGGTCGTCCAGGCCCACCGCGGAATCGACCAGGCGGTCCAGTCAGACGGTCTGTTTCACATGTGGCTCCATCCGAACAATCTCACGCACGAGCGCGACGACCGACGGATGCAGGCGATTCTCTCCTATCTCGACCGCCGGCGAACGGAGACCGACCTCACCGTCGAGACGATCGGCGACGTCGCTCGGCGACTCGAGACCGCTCGCGGGGTCGACGGCGAGGCGATCGTGGTCGACGGCGACGATTGAGACGGATTGCTGGAACGATTTACCGGCACGACCGCTGTCCAGGTCGCGGTTGCGACGAAAACGACTTACAGTAAACCGTATGAGTTCCGACAGTCCGTACGAAACTGAGTGAAGGCGGTAGGGTATCCGATCAATTCGTCCACGGGATCGACTACTCGAGCCCGCTCGTCTGTACGACGCCGATAACAAAGCCTGCACGCCGTTCCGTCTCTTGCAGATGCTCTCACTACCGTTCAGCCGGCGGACCGACTCGAGTACGCTGACGCTCGGCGTACTCGGCGTCGGGAATATCGGCATGGTTCATCTGAAGTCGGCTCGCGCGATGGCGGACGTGGAGGTCGTCGCGGCCGCCGACGCGGTGCCGGACAATCGACGGCGCGCCGAACGTGCCGGCGTCGCACGGACCTACGACGACTACGCGACGTTGCTCGACGCCGAAAATCTCGACGCGGCAGTCGTCGCCCTGCCGCCCATGCTCCACCTCGAGGCGGTCGAACGAGCCGCCGAAGCCGGCGTCGACGTCTTCGTCGAGAAACCGCTGGCCCGGTCGACCGAGGAGGCCGAACGGCTCCTCGAGACTGCCGCGAACGCGGGGATCGCCGTCGGTGTCGACCACACGCTCCGATACCAGCCCGACATCGTCGGCGTCCGAGAGGAGTACGAAGACGGTGCCGTCGGGCACGTTCCCTACGCTTCGATGACTCGACTCAACGACGGCCCGCTCGGGCGACCACCGGTCGAGTCCGCGCCGGCTTCCTGGCCACTCGATCCCGATGCGGCCGGCGGCGGCTCCCTCCTCGAACTTGGCATCCACTGTTTCGACGTTCTCAGGCACCTGTTCGGCGACCTCGAGGTACAGAGCGCGGCCGTCGGTAACACGCTCGAGTTGCCGGTCGAGGACGCGGCGACGGTCCTATTGCGGGCACCGGAGACAGAGACGACGATCACGCTCCACTGTGGCTCCTACCAGTGGGAGGAACTGCCGGAAGTGAACACCCGCCTGCGACTCGAGGGCGTGACGGGAACGATCAGCAACGAGAACCACCTCCCCGACAACTTCTACGCGGACGCGGCGAAAGAGGCGCTGACGAACGTCGCGAGCCGGGTCACCGACGACGAGCCGACGGTGTTCGGGCCGACGTTCTATCTGCAGGCCCACTATCGGGCGCTCGAGGACTTCTGCGAGGCGATTCGTGACGGCGAGCGGCCACCGGTCGACGGCGAGGCCGGCAAGCGGACGCTCGAACTCGCCGAAGACGCCTACGAGTTAGCCGCCGAGACGGACGACGAACTCGAGAAACTGGAGGTGACACGATGACCGGCCCCGTCGTTCGCCTGACGACCGCCCGCGACGATCGGACGCGAGGCGGCTGGCTCCCGGATCTCGACCGACGGCTGGCGGCGCTCGAGCGGCCGGTCGCCAGCCTGCTCGAGGACGAACGGGAGACGCTCGCCGACGCCGACCGGGTCACGATCGTTCCCGACGCTCACTACCCGTTCCATCCCTCGACGGGAATGGTGACCGATCCGGCCGTCGTCGGCGCGCTCCTCTCGAGGCTCGAGCGCCCGGGAACGGACGTCGCCGTCGCGGGTGCGAGCGACGAGTACCTCTCCTTCGAGCGGACCGTGGAGTACCTCGGCTATCGGAACCTGCTCGAGCGGTTCGACGCCGACCTCGTCGACCTCGCGGACGGACCGACAGTCACGGACGAGATCACGATCGACGAGCGTTCGGTTCGCGTCCGGACACCCGAACGGCTCCGCGACGGCGCAGTCGTCATCGTTCCGACGCTGCGACCGGACGAGACTGGACGAGTCGCTGGCGGCCTGCGAACGCTCTCCCGCGTCGTCGACTGTGAGGGAACGACCGACGATACCGCATCCGTCGTCGGCCCGACTCGAGCGGTCTCCCCCGATCTCTCGGTTCTCGACGCGACGACGGCCTACGCCGGCCGTCCCCACGCGGCCGACGCGTTGCTCGCGGGGCCGGCAACTGCGGTCGACGCTATCGCGACGACCTTGCTCGAGCGCGACCTCTCGGACGACGAGGCGCTCGCGACGGCGTTTGCCGGCGAGTCGATTCGAATCGATCGAATCGGCGACGCCCCGGAACTCGAGACGCTCCGGGACGAACTTCCCGACGGCGAGCTACCGCCGTCGGACGCGACGCACCCGGCTGTCTCGGCCGCCTATCGCCTCTACGCGACCGTCGGCGGCGACGCCGTGCCGCCACAACTCGAGGTGAGAGAGTAATGGGGAAGACCGCCGCCGTCACCGGTGCGACCGGCTTTCTCGGCACACACCTCTGTGAACGGCTGCTCGCGGACGGCTGGAACGTTCGCGGGTTGAGACGACCGAGTTCCGACTGGGGCCGGCTCGCCGACTCGGACGTCGAGTGGTACGTCGGTGACCTCTTCGACGAACCGACGCTTCGCTCGCTCGTCGACGGCGCCGACGCAGTCTTCCACCTCGCGGGCGTCGGCCTCTGGAGTGCCGACCCCGCAACCGTCGAACGGGTCAACCGCGACGGGACGGCGAACGTCTGCTCGGCCTGCCAGGGAGCCGACGTCGGTCGGCTCGTGTTCACGAGCACGGCCGGAACCAGGCGCCCGCAGGGAGACGCGGAGGTCGCCGACG containing:
- a CDS encoding CPBP family intramembrane glutamic endopeptidase, whose protein sequence is MPRERDSWLSLETLDRTTVANHLLEDSGRFRAGVRAVLPAAITVPGILLALAVLSPVTDRLAGDGAVGVGASLVANWLAYLLPIAIALWIAVRLDRGSLARFGLDVDRQWAGNFGAGAVISLSAIAISIGYGAARGYYTVSPELLPELLAPGIVFGVVVGLAAFFLLQNVYEELVFRGVMLQNFAEGLFARGMSPVWAVGGATGASLLLFGLFHLPLRGGFVAAYSVLVGIPFALAYLVTGRLGLAIGVHFGRFPIELLMGGAFGPVELPTVVEMTGSGAGMLETTAVQLGGTCLLVLLWALLVDGEIGLAERVYLPSSDRA
- a CDS encoding alkaline phosphatase family protein; the encoded protein is MSGSPTTSERAFVLGLDGVPWRLIEQWSDEGELPNFARLREEGASGPLESTRPPTTPLAWPSIATGVWPDKHGIYGFQNLSSEYSHEMYTSHDVQQPPLWEQVSPAHVGNVPMTYPARELDGTMVTGMMTPSTEREFTHPPAFKDEIEGRIPDYEISIDYPEYADRLDDFEIAVEEMLANRRKLMNLQMERAGDDWRLFFFVYTAPDRFQHLIWDMDRLLAHYKHLDDLLGEVIDYTDRYDADLYVVSDHGFGPIHELIHVNHVLEREGYLFRREDEGTRGALASLGISRDRITDALERVGISEEMLVSKLPRPLLDSVAEQIPGDHALYDVDYERTVAFVHDAGNCYINDTDRFENGIVSPSEIPTLKEEIAEVFESVTDEDGTQLLRVYDGDELFPTDEESPDLIVNGVDGYESRNAIADEPFGDTGTYAASHRSEGIILCRGPSIDAGATLRGARVVDVAPTLLHGIDEPVPKNADGRVLFDAFDEEARPSTTKVRRSDVTRTETDGEVDDDFEDVEDRLKGLGYME
- a CDS encoding polysaccharide deacetylase family protein, which produces MGSVVLSLDAELGWGFHDFERPPTDRVEAGRRGWETMLELCAEYDVPATWAVVGHLMLDSCDGVHEDHPAPEGWFARERDVWADREDLRFAPDLVEALLEADVDHEFASHSFSHVLFGRPETDRELATAEVRRSLEIADEWGQTVDSFVYPRNDVGHREVLADNGISAYRGRSPTYDGVRGLVDSTVRSRSMLVEPVVDEYGLVNVPASLFLFGFEGPVRTVAESIWEDPMVVQAHRGIDQAVQSDGLFHMWLHPNNLTHERDDRRMQAILSYLDRRRTETDLTVETIGDVARRLETARGVDGEAIVVDGDD
- a CDS encoding Gfo/Idh/MocA family protein — encoded protein: MLSLPFSRRTDSSTLTLGVLGVGNIGMVHLKSARAMADVEVVAAADAVPDNRRRAERAGVARTYDDYATLLDAENLDAAVVALPPMLHLEAVERAAEAGVDVFVEKPLARSTEEAERLLETAANAGIAVGVDHTLRYQPDIVGVREEYEDGAVGHVPYASMTRLNDGPLGRPPVESAPASWPLDPDAAGGGSLLELGIHCFDVLRHLFGDLEVQSAAVGNTLELPVEDAATVLLRAPETETTITLHCGSYQWEELPEVNTRLRLEGVTGTISNENHLPDNFYADAAKEALTNVASRVTDDEPTVFGPTFYLQAHYRALEDFCEAIRDGERPPVDGEAGKRTLELAEDAYELAAETDDELEKLEVTR
- a CDS encoding DUF362 domain-containing protein, which produces MTGPVVRLTTARDDRTRGGWLPDLDRRLAALERPVASLLEDERETLADADRVTIVPDAHYPFHPSTGMVTDPAVVGALLSRLERPGTDVAVAGASDEYLSFERTVEYLGYRNLLERFDADLVDLADGPTVTDEITIDERSVRVRTPERLRDGAVVIVPTLRPDETGRVAGGLRTLSRVVDCEGTTDDTASVVGPTRAVSPDLSVLDATTAYAGRPHAADALLAGPATAVDAIATTLLERDLSDDEALATAFAGESIRIDRIGDAPELETLRDELPDGELPPSDATHPAVSAAYRLYATVGGDAVPPQLEVRE